gcccaagtatgtggagtcttcagcaatagggtcttaccatctgttcctggtgggaaaccaaggacctcagcaatggcctgtaatgttttgggggcatcaggaacctccttgaccaacagctcactggaaggtatctcatctctggcactgaaaatcttctGGTAACGATCTACTGCTCCTGTGTGTTCTGTTGtccaaatttgtttttctttttttttttgaggtagggtctcactctagcccaggctgacttagacttgactctgtagtatcagggtggcctggaactcatgacactcctactttggcctccccagtgctaggattaaaggcaagtgccatcaTGTTCAGCCTTtactaataattctttttttaaattttttttcgtttatttttatttattcatttgagagcaacagacagagagagaaagagaaagaggcagagagagagagagagagagagagagagagagagagagagggagagagaaagggcgtgccagggcatccagccactgcaaacgaactccagatgcatgtgcccccttgtgcatctggctaacgtgggtcctggggaattgagcctcaaaccgggatccttaggcttcacaggcaagtgcctaaccgctaagccatttctccagccctaataattctttaaaatttaaatgtgtgTGCGTGTAATGTGATATTGTCATATGATGTGtgtcataactttattttttttaattttatttatttatttaagagagagagagagagtggcagacaaAGAGAGGGTGAAGATGAgtacaccaggacttcctgccactgcaaaagaactctggatccatgtgccacttagtgtatctggctttacatgggtactggtaaataGAACTCAGATcattatgctttacaggcaaagggcttaaccactgagccatctctccagcccctaactttatttatttatttatttatttattttttaaaaatattttatttgctttatttttgagagagagagattgagaatgagtgtgccagggcctttcagccgctgcgtacaaactccagacgcgtgttccaccttgtgcacgtgtgtgacattGGGCACCTGCATCACCCGTACAtttggctacgtgggacctggagattcgaacatgcgttcttaagctttgcaggtaagcgctttaaccgctaagccatctctccagccccttaactttatttttggtaatattttatttatttatttgagagaagcagggagatatgggtgtgccaggaccttttgccaccgTGAAAGGAGGTAAGGGGAAGaatgaaatgtgaagggaggaagaGCACTCTGTCCCTGTGGGGCAACAGggaaagaggagggctggagagatggcttaacagttaaggcacttgctcgccaAGGtgaacaacccaggttcaatgcccctgcacccatgcaaagccagatacacaaagctgtgcatgcatctggagttcatttgcagcagctggagtccctgacatgcctattatctctgtctgtctcccttctctctatctctttctgcttgcaaataaaaaaaaatattttaagagggaaagagaaagggctaAGATATGAATGTGTTGAGCTACAGAAGGGAGTATAGGTTATCACTGACTACTATTTTCCTGGTCAAGACGAAAACTGTAGGAtgaaagccaagcgtggtggcgcacacctttaatcccagcactcggaggcagtggtaggaggatcgccttgagctcgaggccaccctgagactatatagtgaattccaaatccgcctgggctagaatgagaccctaccttgaaaaaccaaaaatagtaaaaaaaataaaataaataaaaagtaagaatcCATAAGATGAAGCAAGCTGGGGGATCAGAGAAATATGAAGACAGAGGAGGAAGTCCAGACAGAACAAAGGAGGGGCACAGAGATGCCAAAGTACAGAATACAAACAGGGAGGGAAAACCCAGCAGAGGACTGGTGAATTGCTCTAGTTCTACGGGGAACTGAAAGACCCAGCAGGGTCAATGTCCTTTCTGGAGGCACTAGTCAGCTGCTCCATTTCCTACCTGAAGCTTATGGAAACTTGTCTGTGAGTGGACCTTGGCACTTGGGTCCTgccttttaaataaatgtaaccTTAATTAGTCCAAGGTTCAGGACATTTTATCCTGTTTTATAAGCAGCGTGCACTCACGATAGCCATCTATTCTTAAGAGGTAGTACAGTAGTCTGGCTGTCTGTTTTCCTCTCTTTATAATATTCCCTGTAtttgatattttacttttttctatcATTCATTAGCCACCCACCCCCCTTTTATTCTTCCTTCCCTGACTTGTTAATTGGTAGAATCTTTGACCTCCTTCACCTGATGCCTTCCTTCCTAGGGCCAGTACATACCACAAACTTCTAGGCTTTTTTCACTCCATAATGGCCAGTGACCTACGGGAGGAGGTGAACTGCCCCATCTGCATGGACACTCTTCAGGAGCCTGTCAGCATTGACTGTGGACACACTTTCTGCTCCCAATGCATCACTGAAGCTGGAAACACTTCAAACAGCTTGTTCCAATGTCCCCTCTGCAAGGACACTGTGAGGAGGGGCATGTTCAAGCCCAACTGGTTGGTGATGCGTCTGGTGGAGAAAATCCAAGCTATGGGTCCCACTGAGCACCAACCACAAGATAAAGAGCTGAGATGTCAGAGGCATGGGGAAAAGTTACATTACTTCTGTGAGCACGAAGGGGAGCTCCTCTGCACCGTGTGTCGGGAAGCCAAGAACCACACGTCCCACAGGATCAGCTTGATAGAAGAGGCTGCCCAGGACTACCAGGTAGGTTATCGGGAACCCTTCTCTGCCCCTTCCCTAACAGAGGAAGAGTTCAAGTGGGATGTGGGAAATGTTATCTGCTGCAGTTGCTTGGCACCCATTGCCCTGCCCCTGGCATTTGAGGGGCAGTTTATAGCCAGGCAGAGTAGGTTCAAAGAGTTGAGTTTTGGAGACATACCTCTTAGAAATCAAAATAGGGGGGAGAAAGGTCAGAAAGTGGGTTTTGACTCAGAAGGTCTCAGCTTAAGTTGAAACGCCAAAGTTTATGACCTTTAAGGAATCATTTCACCTCTCCCGACCAGCACTACCACTTTACTGTGGAAATCTGGGGCACTAGACATGGTAGGCAAGCCAGCACTCTACATTGAGTTGTATTCCCAGGCATGGGCATCACCTTGCCCCTCAGAGGGCACACAAaacctctatctctttctcttattatctcactataggccaggctgacctggaactcattctgtaacctagtgacctcaaattcacagcaattatttttttagaaaaatatttcatttttatttatttgagagagagatatagaaggaagaataggcataccagagcctccagcagctacagaccaactccagatgcataggccaccttgtgcatctggcttacgtaggtcctagagaatcaaatctaggtcctttggctttgcaggaaagtgtcattaacagctaagccatctctccagcccaattcttttaTATCAGCTTTCAAGTACAGGGACtataggagtgagccaccacacccagctcaaaaccTATCTCTTAAAGACATTGGTTGGGtatggggaggtggctcaatgggtaaaatgaTTGAGGACCTGAGATCTGATTCCCAACACCTATGTAAAAAACtgggcacatgtctgtaatcccaccacttgggaggtataGACAGGAGGATGGGGGAAGTGGTcagcttgctggctggctaatcTAGTGGAATCAGTGAGGtacctctcaaaaaataaggtggctgggtgtggtggcacacacctttaatcccagcactcaggagtcagaggtaggaggatcaccatgagttcaaggccaccctgagactacattgtgaattccaggtcagcctgagctagagtgaaaccataccttgaaaaacaaacaaacaaaaaaagtggaaaaaaaaaaaaacttgagagcATAGAGAGCATCAACATTGACCTCCATCCTCCAAGTgcagtgtgtacatgcacacatgtgtacacacacacacacacacacacacatatgttggCAGACAGAAGAGATCAAGTCTGTTCAGAAAGCATTGTCTGGATGACCATAACTAGGCATTAATAACTTCTTATTAGGTCACTAAAGCTTCAGGTGTCTCCCTTCCCATCAGTCTCTCTCCCCAGCGGAGAAAGAACGctgtaaaaagaaaagttaataaaccgggtgtggtggcgcatgcctttaatcccagcactcgggaggtagaggtaggagaattgccttgagttcaaggccaacctgagacttcgtagtaaattccaggtcagcctgggctagagtgagaccctaccttgaaaaaacaaaaacaaaaaagaagaaaaggaaagttaATGACACCAAGACCCCTGGAGAGCTTGAAGACTCCAGAGAATGGGAGCCTACCCAAAGCACTCTCTCTCACAGGTGCAGATTGAATCACAGGTTGGTGTTTTggagcagaaggaggaggaaataaTACAAGAGAAGGTGCTAGGTGAACAGATGATCGATGACTCCATGGTAAGAAACATTCCATCTGGTCTCCTCAGATGCAAAACCATTTCTGCTAAAGCTCCCAAAATGCCTATTACACCTAGATGGGACAACATACCAGTGACATGGAGGTGCAGGGTAGTGCTGTGGGGGAGCCCTGATCTATTGCACTGTACCTGACCTGCATAGGCACCATGCTAGCAGACAGGAGACAGGTCtgtgaaaacatttaaaactgaAAAGTCTGCAAATGTgaggattttgttgtttttgagataggctggcttaaattcactatgtagctgcctctgatcctcctgcctctgtctcccaagtgctgagattataggtgtgtgccactacagctGGCTGAAATGTGAGTTTTAGAAATTTGGtccttgagctagagagatggcttagcacttatggagcttgcctaaggacccaggtttgattccacagtacccatgtaagccagatgtacagggtggcacatgagtctggagtttacagtggctagagacctggcatgcccatttctctctccttcaaataaaaataagataaaatatttgaaaaaaataaagtcctaGCTCTAAAACTGAAAACAGGAAGTGGTTTGAAGCAggttctcccctctcctttccaaaAAGTTCTACCCTAGTGACTGCTCTGCATTAGTGCTCAATATAAACTTAAATATACTTAAAAGTGAATGCTGGGCTTGAAAGACGTTGGAAGGAGACCTACTCATATCTGCATCCCTCCCCTTGCTCCCAGGCCTGGGTACTTCTAGAGAAAGAAAAGGCCCTTGAGGAATTCAAGAGCCTGCGGCAAATCTTAGACAAGGAGGAGAAATCTTTTCTGTCTAGACTGAAGCAGCTGGAGCAGGAAGTAGCTGAGAGGATGAAGCAGTACATCACTGTCACTGAGGAGCAGCTGGGCTCTCTCAGGACACTCATTGATATCCTGAAGGCCAGGCTGCAAATGCCTCccctgcagctgctggaggtgaGTTGTTTGGGGGGCAGAACTGCAGCTGGCCCTACCCCCTTCTGGCCAGGATATGGTTGACCAGGCAGAATGTCTGAGATTGAGTGGTTCGTGCTATCCAACAAAAAGTCCCTCATAGTGgtccacacctgtaatgccagcattcaagACCCTGGAGCAGGaagattgctgcgagttcaaggccagcctggtctgaagggaagactttgtctcaaataaaactgTATAtatggctcatacctgtaatcctagcacaaagGAAACTGGAGCGTTATTTGAGTGAGCTAgagtttaaggcaagcctgggctacatagtgaattccaggtcagtctggactacagtgaggtcTCACTTCAAAAAGACCAaataagaagaggaggaggagaaagttggttgtggtggcacacacctttaatcacagcacttggaaggcagagataggaggattgccctgagtttgaggtcagcctgggaatacatagtgaattccatgtcagcctaggctagagtgaaaccctacttcaaaaaaaaaaaaattaaaaagtgaatgaacaagagagagagaccacacaAAGCTGCTCCACCCTTTCTTTTGACCCTGCCAGCAGAGCTCCCTGTTCCAATCGTCAGCTTCAAAatgtcacttttctttcttctcctcattTAGTTCCTCTTATTGTTTAACGCTGTCTTGTCTGCTAATACAGCAGGGCTTCTTAGAGCAGCTCTGCAGAGTGGATGGGAgataaagaatgagaatgagtattAGAGGTGCTGTGACTCCACCTCCAGCAACACTGGAACCTCCTCCTTGGTGCCTCTGACTCATGCAACCTCTGAGGCtgtactctctttctcttccaggaCATCCAAGAGATCTTGAGCTGGTATGATTGGCCTTCCCAAGTCCATGGTGTTGACTGAATCATGCATACAACATTTGACACATATGCAAACATTCTCTACATTCTCCCCACACTATGCTGTTGGCTGTAACTTATTCAGGTTACAGGCAGGGAAAGCTAAGCTGTGCAGAGAAGCATGTGGGCTGTGGTAAAGAGACAGGCTCatttctccagctgcctggctcttCAGTAGTCTCCTCTTTCCTGGTACCCCTTGTTGCCCTCTTGCTCATTTGGGTGGGTCCTGAGTCTCCTGCCCCATCTTCTTGCCCCATTTCCCTTCACTCCTCTCTGCCTACATCTCCCatattcatttgctttctttcttttttaaatacttttatttatttgcaaggagagaaagggaggaagagagagagaatggttatgccaggatcacttgccactgcaaataaactccagaaacatgtgccattttatgcatctgactttacatgagtactgggcaatcaaacccaggccttcaggctttgcaggcaagtgcctttaaccactgagccatctttccaactctcACATTCATTTTCATATCTCCTCATGCTTCACCTCACCCCAGCACCATATCCCTAATCATGATTTCCTGGCATACAGCTCACTGGTCCTACCCTCTCCCCGTCCCAGGCTTCCATTCCTCATGCCCACATCACAGGGCCTTCTTCTCTGTAACTGTCCCCTGAACTCACCACCCAGTTCAGCCATGTCTTCACAGGAGCGAAGAATTTCAGTTTCTCAACCCAATCCTAGTTCCTTCAGACCTGGTTAAAAATATCAgtgaaacacaaacaaaacatgaCTCCATCATCAAGATCCTGAAGAATTTCAAAGGTGAGGAAAGAGCGATCAATTCCTGTACTCACCTGCCTCTGGGGATTCTGTCACCCCACAGGactacctggaactcacagatgcCAGTGTGGGCCCTTCAAATGCCAGGCTCTCTACTGAGCACAAAACCTTATCGTTAGGGCAATTGTTCATGATGTCTTCATCGCATGTTTCTTGTTTGCCTGCACGGCTCCTCGTGACAGGAGTCACAAAGGGGATTGGACTTACACCCCAAGTTGTAACGGGAGTTTAGAGTAAAAATCTGAGCTCTGGCAGCCACAACAAGCTAGGCTAGAACACCTATGTCTACTTGCCAGTTAAAGAAATGATGCTAAAAATCAGGAAGAGGCTTCTTTGAAGTGGACACAaatggaaaaagaacaaagagtTCCATCTTTGGAGCTCTGACACGAAATTGGGGTTTAAGTAGAAGGTGAGAGGTATGCATAACTAAACCCACTGTGGTCTCAGCTCAGCTCTGGTCTGTCCTGCAAGATGGTCTAATAAAttgtcagaactgtgtgaagTTTCTTCCTGTGAGGAAGTTCTTCCTCTGGCTGGCTCTAGCGCTTTAGCCTTTCCCTTCTGTCAACATGAAATTCCtagggaaattttttaaaaatatattttgcttatttatttatttgagagagagaaagaggcagagagagagagagagggagggagagaatgggcgcaccagggccaccagccactgcaaatgaactccagacgcgtgtgcccccttgtgcatctggcttatgtgagtcctagagtcaaactgggatcctttggctttgcaggcaaacgccttgaccgctaagccatctctccagccccaggaaatttTAATTCATTGAGGTCCATTGTTTTTATAATCTGATAGCCAAAGGTAGGGATACAAGAGTCTCTCTTTAGAATGTCTCCTCTCCTTCCAGGGCAACTATAGTTCTGCCACCTGGAAACACTGGAAGTTCCATTTCTTAGAGACCCGGGTACTGAGCACTGCATAGTCAATACTTCAAAACTCCACAACTGTGCTCCAAGGTACAGGTTACTACCAGCAGCTTATGGTGAGGCCCCTGAACCTCCAGGCAGGAGAGGGACATCTCCCAGGTCACGTAATAATTAGGTGAAAGAGAGAGCAGCCACTTACCTGGCCAAGAGCATGGTGGTACAGCCCTGTACTCctagcactcggcaggcagaggcaagaggattgccacaagcTTGAGGTCTACCTGGTCTACACAGAAAGCTCTAGGCCAGTCAGGGCTGCCGAGTAAAACCATTTGtctcagaaaagaccagaaaaccaaacaaaaataaactcattTACCCAAAATCCTGAAACCACCTCGTGCATTCTAGAGCTGAAGGACAGGATTCAGTTTACCTCCCGCCAGCCAGAGTTTCTGCACAATGGAGGTTGAGGAGGACTGTTTGCTGGGTTTATGACTTGCACACTGTGGGGGCTTAATGTCCTGGGTTCCAGCACTGCGGACAAGTAGGGAACTCCCCCACCTCTGTCAGGCAGAAGTCCGAAAGGTTCCTCTACTTCCCAGTGGCTGGGTAAAGGTCTCTACTTGATACCACTAACTGATATTATCTATGGTGGCCACCTGCTTCTTTTTATTGGTAGCTTCTGGTTTCCAAGACcaaaatttgttttctctttccaatTCCTAGGGTATCTGTTAGAGAAAAATGATCCAGAGTCACCCACCTCAGGTAGGAGTCTAGTGTGGCCTCCAGGTCTACATGTCAAAATGCTCTATCCATCCAGCACACCTACTCATCAGGGGAAAGGTAGACATGACAGCAAAAAGAGTTTCCTAATATACACATCACCCGCTCAGGATTAGGTAGAATGAATGATTGCTCTCAGCTCCCACCTGAGATGGACAAAACTgggaaagagccgggcgtggtggcacacacctttaatctcaggactcaggaggcagaggtaggaggattgccatgagtttgaggccaccctgagaatacagtgaattccaggtcagcctgagctagactgagaccctacctcaaaaacacaaaacgccccccccaaaaaaaaacaaccaccacaccaccaaaaacaaacaaacaaacaaaaaagaaagagcagaaagaagAGTGAAGAGACTGCAGGAAGGCCGGGGAGCAGGGGCTGTGAAATCTTGGAGACTTCTGAAACCAAAGATGGGTAGGCAGGAGTTGGGGGCTGGTCAGGAATCTCATCTATCCGCTTCCTTAACTACACCTCCCCCAGGAAGTGCCAGGTCCCTGACAGGCTGACCCCGGGTCATGCAGGTACACCCTTTCTACTTGGCCTTTGTCACTCCTGCTGCCTCCTGACCTCAGCAGAACCGACCTGCGCTGGTCCAGCTCTCCCTGACCTCTTTTTCTCCGTTTCTGCCTCCAAAAATGGCAACGGGTCAACTAAACAGGGGTGGCCAAATGCCTGCCATTCTACCTTCACTTTGGAGCCTTCTTTGCAGGGCCTTCAGCACTGCTCCTGGAGCAAAGCAGCGACTCTGACTGGGAGGCACCTGGAGATGACAGCCTGGAGCCTGCGGAGAGCCTGGGCACTGACCACCTCTTGGGATCGCTGGGTGAGCAGCCCTGAGTGAGGGGGTGGGATAGGCTTGCGCTGCTGGCCACCGACCTGGGGGCGTGATGACCTGGAGCAggaaggatttttgtttgttgttttgagacgaGGTTTTAGGTAGTAcaggctggaattacaggttttTCCTTATTGCCTAGACTGTTGGTGCCCCCTAATGGAAAAGAGAAGTCACTACTATCGTCTCCCTTCGGGTTTCCATCCTCACTAACCTTTTTACTTACCAAGGCTATATATAATCCAGCCAGGCCTGGGAGCCGGTAAGACGTGTCAGGGGTACAACTGTAACACTTCTCAAGAACCTGAACGCTCACTCTCCCCTATCTCCACATTCTTTCCCAAACTCCCACATCTGCTAAGGGAGAATTAGTACAGCAGCAAAGATTGAAGTGAGGTAATGAATCAGGAGAATGAGACCCGCTTCTAAACTTTCAGCAGACAGGAATACCATTAACAGACACCCCCAAGTCTTGATTACTGTCACTCAATGTCTGAATTCTAGTAGAAGGGCTGGGCGGGAGGTGCTGAATACTCCTCACGTATTCCAGCATTTCCCATCGTCTTGTGTTAGAAGTCCACTTCACCTCTCACAGTAGCTGCAACCCTTGTGTGGGTGACAGGCGAACCGGGGAGCATGGGAAGCAGGGGCCGATGGATAGGGCCTCATTTTGAAGagataccaccaccaccataggtAGAGAGCTCCCCTCTGCACTGAACGCAATGGTACGTGACGAAATTAGAGATTAACATTACGAGGCAGACAAGCCCGGCGTAGCGTTGCACACCTGTCATCCCGGCCCTGGGGCAGTGGGGAcgggaggattaggagttcagggtcatcttcagctacatagctgGTTCGAGGACaacttggctacatgagacccagactcagaaaaccaaaaccaaagcaaacaaaattttaaggCAGGGGTTGGGGCTTCCCTGGGGACTCCGACTAATACTTGGAAGAGAAAGTCTCCCTCCAGCTGCATCACAGGAAGCTAAGAAGCTGGAGACTGACGACTTGACCCGAGGCTGTCCCTCTTGCTCGCTTCCGTCTTCCCACAGCTCCCGTGACTCTGGACGCGGCCTCGGCCCACCCAGACCTTGTGCTTTCTCGGGATCTAAAGACAGTGACGCTGGACCTCGGCCCTCGGGGTGATTCTGCAGGGCCCGCCGACCCGGAGCGCTTCTACCCGGAGCCCTGCCTGCTGGGCCGCCCGGGGCTCGGCGCGGGCGCGCGGGCCTGGGAGGCGGAGCTCCGGGGCCCCGCGGACGCGGCCTGCGTCGTGGGCGTGGCCTCCGAGTTCGCGCCCCGCCGCGGCCTTCTGGGGCTGGAGCCCGGGGCGGGCTTCTGGGTGCTCCGCCTCTCCCGGGCCGGGTGCCAGGCGCTCACCGAGGGCTGCGAGGCAGAGGCTCTCCCGGTCAGTCCGAGGAAAGTGAGCGTCCGCGTGGATCATGACTGTGAGGAGGTCGCCTTCTACGATGCCGCTACACACTGTCGCATCTACACCTTCCACGCCTCTTTCCCGGGGCAGGTCTTCCCCTTTTTTGGCCTTCTAGCTCCTGGCACCCGAATCACTCTCAGCCCCTAGAGGTATCCCCTTGCTTCTGCGGCCGTGCCTTCCCCACTGACCCCTCTCCATTAGGACATACTGCAGCTGAAGGGTTAGCTGATGCAGGCCTGGCGTTTCCTCTTCCCTTCATATGCCTAAGTGGAGAAGAAAGGCTGGATAGACACAAAGTTATTCACTGCACACTTTGTAATAGGCCGAGATTGCGAACAACTCTGATAATCATCACTGAGTCCTGTTGAGAGATGCAGGAGACTGCACAGATGTCCTATGTCCCTTTCTTCTCCACCTTACTTACTGCAGCTTCTATGACTGTAAACGCTGGCATGGCCCATCTAGACCTCACCCTTTCCTGAGATTTGAAAATCATGAGGCTGCGTGCAGCCATCCAGGCCTGTGCCAATGGCCTTTCGCAAAAATGAAGAATGTCTATATATTACTATAGGGCAATCTCCAAGGTTAAGGGGAGAAAGTCAGGCGGGGAACTTCACACAGTACACGATATTATCTATAATCCCCCCCCATAAGGTTCTTATGTAGCTTAGGCTGCCCTCAGACTCACTATGAACATGGGTCAGCCTTCTGTCTCTACTTtccgtgagtgctgggattacagacgtgtacTACCATGCTTACTTGatgcagtgctgggatgaaacccaggactttgtgaaCGCTAGGCaggcacttcacccactgagccacatcctttcCCAGACCTTATGCTTCTCCTTTCTGTGTGGATGATGTTTGTGTGTCCGTGTATATGAATGCAGGCATGCATGTGAgtatcagaggacaacttttggttaTTAGTCCTTACTTTCCACATTCTTTGACTTGGATTAcaaacgatttttttttttttaaatgttcatgctGTGGTTCTAAATatgggtactcatgcttgcatggcatcttcccagctcttatatttctctctctccctctctttctttctttttttttttttttttccaaggtagggtctcactctggctcaggatgacctggaattcactatggagtctcaggctggcctcaaactcagtgatcctcctacctctgcctcctgagtgctgggattaaaggcgtgcaccaccacgcccagcgatttctctttttaaatagaaTGATAAACCACACCTAATAAAAAGTTACTTATTGGGGAGGTAAAATTATGTGGAAGGGATGGATTTTAATCTTTTCTGGATATATCTTTTGTACATTTGATTTTGATATCATGTAAATATTATACATCATTATAAAattcaatgagaaaaataaggGACTGGAggtatatctcagtggtagagagcatacttagcatgtgcaaggtcctaggTATAATCCCCATCATGGGGAAAATGTCTTATGGGCAGATAAATGAGACAAAGTGAATCCATCTTAGTGTAGTTGATAGCTTACACACCAGAGACAAATTATTTTAAGTGACTTTAGCCAGGCCTGTGGTATGGGCCTGTACTACTAGTTAATCAAAGAACCTAAGACAAGAAGATCACTTTAGTTCACAagtccaagaccagcctgaacaGCACAGTGAGATccccatctcaaaacaacaacaaaagcgaCTCTAAAACACAATGATTTGGACgttaaggagatagctcagctattaaaggctcttgcttacaaagcctgactagcctaggttcaattcccaagccgcCCAcaaccacataaagacagacacaaaaagttgctcaagggctggatagatggcttagcagtcaaggcacttgcctaccaagcctaaggacccaagtttgattccccagtacccacgtaagccacacaaagtggcacatgcatttggaattcatttgcagtggcttgagtccttggcatgctcattcactatctacttctctgtctctcaaataaataaacaaataaaagttgcTGAAACATCTGGTGTtctatttacagtggcaagtgaccctagcacgcacacacatacacacagacacataaatagcccaagttcaatttctcagtacccataaaagccagatgcacaaagtgacacatgggcTGACGTCCCCccacccctgcttgcaaataaattaaatatttttttaaaaaagttgctgGGGGGGGGACAAATGAAAGGAGACTAAAGGACACACAGACCAAATGTAATAGTGAACCCCCtccaaaacaaagccaggtgtggtggtgcacgcctttaatc
Above is a window of Jaculus jaculus isolate mJacJac1 chromosome 8, mJacJac1.mat.Y.cur, whole genome shotgun sequence DNA encoding:
- the Trim31 gene encoding E3 ubiquitin-protein ligase TRIM31, coding for MASDLREEVNCPICMDTLQEPVSIDCGHTFCSQCITEAGNTSNSLFQCPLCKDTVRRGMFKPNWLVMRLVEKIQAMGPTEHQPQDKELRCQRHGEKLHYFCEHEGELLCTVCREAKNHTSHRISLIEEAAQDYQVQIESQVGVLEQKEEEIIQEKVLGEQMIDDSMAWVLLEKEKALEEFKSLRQILDKEEKSFLSRLKQLEQEVAERMKQYITVTEEQLGSLRTLIDILKARLQMPPLQLLEDIQEILSWSEEFQFLNPILVPSDLVKNISETQTKHDSIIKILKNFKGPSALLLEQSSDSDWEAPGDDSLEPAESLGTDHLLGSLAPVTLDAASAHPDLVLSRDLKTVTLDLGPRGDSAGPADPERFYPEPCLLGRPGLGAGARAWEAELRGPADAACVVGVASEFAPRRGLLGLEPGAGFWVLRLSRAGCQALTEGCEAEALPVSPRKVSVRVDHDCEEVAFYDAATHCRIYTFHASFPGQVFPFFGLLAPGTRITLSP